One part of the Desulfurellaceae bacterium genome encodes these proteins:
- the cobU gene encoding bifunctional adenosylcobinamide kinase/adenosylcobinamide-phosphate guanylyltransferase yields the protein MSTIEPCFGMTLVLGGARSGKSTFAESLARGHSQRVYIATAERVDDEMVHRIEAHRRQRGADWRTVEAPIDLAEAIRQEGAPNVCLLIDCLTVWLGNLMHYNREIDAAQDALLDTLTDVSGPIVLVANEVGLGIVPDNAAARAFRDHAGRLNQAVAQLAERVYFVAAGLPVLLKEPT from the coding sequence ATGAGTACAATCGAACCTTGCTTTGGTATGACCCTGGTACTCGGCGGTGCGCGCTCGGGCAAGAGCACCTTTGCCGAGAGTCTGGCACGCGGCCATAGCCAGCGGGTCTATATCGCGACTGCCGAGCGCGTTGACGACGAGATGGTACACCGCATCGAGGCACACCGCCGCCAGCGGGGGGCTGACTGGCGTACGGTAGAAGCGCCGATTGATCTCGCAGAGGCCATTCGGCAGGAGGGCGCACCCAACGTCTGCCTGCTGATCGATTGCCTGACGGTGTGGCTTGGGAACCTCATGCATTATAATCGAGAAATCGACGCCGCCCAGGATGCTCTACTCGATACGCTCACCGATGTATCCGGGCCGATAGTATTGGTCGCCAATGAGGTCGGCCTAGGCATCGTGCCGGACAATGCCGCTGCGCGCGCCTTCCGTGACCACGCCGGCCGGCTCAACCAGGCCGTCGCCCAGCTGGCGGAGCGCGTCTACTTCGTAGCTGCGGGCTTGCCGGTTCTCCTCAAGGAACCGACCTGA
- the cobS gene encoding adenosylcobinamide-GDP ribazoletransferase: protein MNAARRELDALLLAVQFLTCWPVRVSGVFSEERLSAMVRYYPLVGALIGAFAGGVFWLAHLVFPMSLAVVLSTAASLIATGALHEDGFADVCDGLGGTDREKTLAIMRDSRLGAYGAAGLGLMLAAKILALVALPSHIVPWLLVAAHAASRSSSVLAIATSHYVRDVGMATPVAETLRPGGLLFSLATGVAAVCGLGVAYAQAIIPVGLIGLAAGHLAMRGMYERRLGGYTGDCLGGVQQMSELGMYLGVVGALASL from the coding sequence ATGAACGCGGCCCGTCGGGAACTCGACGCATTACTGCTCGCCGTTCAATTCCTGACCTGTTGGCCGGTGCGGGTGTCGGGTGTCTTCTCTGAGGAGAGACTGTCTGCCATGGTCCGTTATTACCCGCTCGTCGGTGCCTTGATCGGTGCGTTTGCTGGAGGCGTCTTCTGGCTCGCCCATTTGGTTTTTCCGATGAGTCTGGCAGTTGTCCTCTCCACCGCAGCCTCGTTGATCGCGACCGGTGCCCTGCACGAGGATGGATTCGCGGATGTCTGCGATGGGCTCGGCGGCACAGATCGGGAGAAAACGCTCGCTATCATGCGCGATAGTCGGCTCGGAGCCTATGGCGCGGCCGGTCTCGGACTGATGCTCGCGGCGAAAATCTTGGCCCTGGTCGCGCTGCCGTCACATATTGTCCCGTGGTTGCTGGTCGCCGCGCACGCCGCCAGTCGGTCGTCCTCCGTGCTTGCGATCGCGACGAGCCATTACGTACGAGACGTCGGTATGGCCACACCGGTCGCCGAGACGCTGCGTCCCGGTGGCCTCCTGTTCTCCCTGGCAACCGGTGTGGCCGCGGTGTGTGGATTGGGGGTGGCGTATGCGCAGGCCATTATTCCCGTCGGTCTGATAGGGCTTGCCGCCGGGCATCTCGCCATGCGCGGCATGTATGAGCGCAGGCTGGGCGGATACACCGGAGACTGTCTCGGTGGCGTACAGCAAATGAGCGAGCTGGGGATGTATCTTGGAGTCGTTGGGGCGCTGGCGTCGCTGTGA
- the cobT gene encoding nicotinate-nucleotide--dimethylbenzimidazole phosphoribosyltransferase, with translation MFNVRPVSHARDAAVQHAIDTKTKPRGALGAIETLAAQIARIQDTLTPRLDRCRLVIFAGDHGIAAEGVSVYPQEVTRQMLANFLAGGAAANVFARVNGVDLHVVDAGVAGATFQAPGLTSRRIAAGTRNSAVEAAMTSEQFEAALGSGREIGADISAEAAAFGEMGIANTSSASLIVHKLTGIGLDALVGGGTGLDAVGLARKQAVLARAAARTPVRLDARGALCEYGGFEVVMMVGALIGAAQAGTVVLVDGFISSAAALAAVELAPPLREYLIFAHRSAEPGHRVVLEALAARPVLDLEMRLGEGTGALLVWPILKSAAAMLSDMATFETAGVSGAGE, from the coding sequence ATGTTCAATGTTCGGCCCGTCTCCCACGCACGGGATGCCGCGGTCCAGCACGCCATCGACACCAAAACCAAGCCGCGTGGCGCGTTGGGAGCCATCGAGACCCTGGCCGCGCAGATTGCCCGCATCCAGGATACGCTCACGCCGCGCCTGGACCGCTGTCGCCTGGTCATTTTTGCGGGCGACCACGGGATAGCGGCTGAGGGGGTGTCTGTTTATCCACAAGAGGTGACGCGGCAGATGCTTGCCAATTTTCTCGCGGGTGGCGCTGCGGCGAATGTCTTTGCACGCGTGAACGGTGTAGACCTGCACGTCGTTGATGCCGGCGTCGCCGGCGCAACGTTCCAGGCCCCTGGACTCACCTCGCGGCGAATTGCTGCCGGAACCCGAAACAGCGCCGTGGAGGCTGCCATGACATCGGAACAGTTTGAGGCCGCGCTTGGCAGCGGCCGTGAGATTGGTGCGGACATCAGCGCGGAGGCGGCGGCATTCGGTGAAATGGGGATAGCCAACACCTCGTCTGCTAGCCTGATCGTCCACAAGCTCACCGGCATTGGGCTCGACGCGCTGGTCGGCGGCGGCACCGGACTTGACGCCGTCGGGCTGGCGCGCAAGCAGGCGGTCCTCGCGCGGGCCGCAGCACGTACACCGGTCCGGCTCGATGCGCGTGGGGCGCTCTGCGAGTACGGAGGATTCGAGGTGGTAATGATGGTCGGGGCGCTGATCGGCGCGGCCCAGGCCGGAACGGTCGTGCTTGTAGATGGGTTTATCTCGAGCGCCGCCGCGCTCGCTGCGGTCGAGCTTGCTCCGCCGCTGCGAGAGTATCTCATCTTCGCCCACCGATCCGCCGAACCAGGCCACCGCGTGGTGCTTGAGGCCCTGGCCGCCCGTCCGGTGCTTGACCTGGAAATGCGTCTGGGTGAAGGCACTGGCGCGCTGCTGGTCTGGCCGATTCTCAAATCCGCTGCGGCGATGCTGTCGGACATGGCAACTTTCGAGACTGCCGGGGTTAGCGGAGCAGGAGAATGA
- the cobO gene encoding cob(I)yrinic acid a,c-diamide adenosyltransferase, protein MKVLQAEQRRKVSATRHPGRGLVLVYTGDGKGKSSSAFGVIARALGWGQRVGVVQFIKGKWMTGERKFFAGFPDQLVWHCMGDGFTWNTQDRDQDTAAAEAAFAKARALLESGDYDLVVLDEINIALRYDYLSVETVLAGLKARSTRTSVILTGRDAKPELQDYADLVSEMREVKHPFKAGLKAQHGIDF, encoded by the coding sequence ATGAAGGTCCTGCAGGCTGAGCAGCGCCGTAAGGTGAGCGCGACCCGCCATCCGGGACGAGGTCTGGTGCTGGTCTATACCGGCGACGGCAAGGGAAAATCAAGCTCCGCCTTTGGCGTGATTGCCCGGGCGCTCGGCTGGGGCCAGCGGGTCGGCGTCGTCCAGTTCATCAAAGGCAAATGGATGACCGGCGAACGGAAATTCTTCGCTGGATTTCCCGATCAACTCGTCTGGCACTGCATGGGCGATGGCTTCACCTGGAACACTCAGGACCGCGACCAAGACACAGCCGCCGCCGAGGCTGCCTTTGCCAAGGCGCGGGCGCTGCTGGAAAGCGGTGACTATGATCTGGTCGTGCTGGACGAAATCAACATCGCGCTCCGCTACGACTATCTGTCCGTCGAGACCGTGCTTGCCGGCCTCAAAGCCCGCTCGACCCGGACGAGTGTCATTCTGACAGGGCGCGACGCTAAACCGGAGCTTCAGGACTATGCCGACCTCGTCAGCGAGATGCGCGAGGTGAAGCATCCTTTCAAAGCCGGCCTCAAAGCCCAGCATGGGATTGATTTCTGA
- a CDS encoding ABC transporter substrate-binding protein, translating to MGLISEAAFRLAVLVGLVGLAACSPAEKPQRLDQPKRIISLDYCADQYVLKLAPREHILAVSPDAEKTFSYMRGYAKGLRQIRPQAEDVLVLQPDLVVRSYGGGPNVTAFVERIGTPVLQIDAAHDLDGVRNTIAAVAEGLGQQARGAAVIAEMDARLAALRALPDAPAALYTTPAGVTSGPGTLVHEMLRAAGLANFQREPGWRSLPLERLAHEQPDLVAAVIWGATNHDDNWSAARHPIARQQLRERPVVSLEGAWVACGGWFLLDAIEALAVTGRGEAP from the coding sequence ATGGGATTGATTTCTGAGGCGGCGTTCCGGCTGGCCGTTCTCGTCGGGCTCGTCGGGCTGGCCGCGTGTAGCCCTGCCGAGAAGCCGCAACGCCTGGACCAGCCGAAACGCATCATCAGCCTTGACTATTGCGCCGATCAGTATGTGCTCAAGCTAGCACCGCGTGAGCATATCCTGGCGGTCTCGCCTGATGCTGAGAAAACCTTTTCCTATATGCGTGGCTACGCCAAGGGACTCAGACAGATTCGCCCCCAGGCCGAAGACGTTCTCGTCCTTCAGCCCGACTTGGTGGTCCGCTCCTACGGCGGAGGGCCGAATGTCACCGCGTTTGTCGAACGTATAGGCACACCTGTGCTGCAAATCGACGCCGCCCACGACCTCGACGGTGTCAGAAACACGATTGCAGCAGTGGCAGAAGGGCTCGGTCAGCAGGCCCGCGGCGCAGCAGTGATCGCCGAGATGGACGCGCGGCTGGCAGCCCTGCGCGCCCTACCGGACGCGCCGGCGGCGCTGTATACGACGCCGGCTGGCGTGACGAGCGGACCCGGCACGCTGGTCCACGAGATGCTGCGCGCTGCGGGTCTGGCCAACTTTCAGCGGGAGCCCGGCTGGCGGTCCCTGCCACTCGAGCGTTTAGCCCATGAACAACCTGACCTCGTGGCGGCCGTTATCTGGGGAGCCACGAATCACGATGACAATTGGAGCGCGGCCCGCCACCCCATCGCCCGTCAACAGCTCCGTGAGCGGCCCGTCGTTTCGCTTGAAGGAGCCTGGGTCGCCTGCGGCGGATGGTTCCTGCTCGACGCCATTGAGGCACTGGCGGTGACAGGCCGCGGAGAGGCCCCGTAG
- a CDS encoding iron ABC transporter permease — protein MTTSGLNLALATTAVAALVAACFLGTTPMGAPRVLAAFLGQAPVGDSLVVWQIRLPRALAAFVVGAALGASGAAMQGLLRNPLAEPGVLGVSASASLGATFVLYYGFADAWGYSVPVAAITGASAASALIALIAVHTSSVVTLILVGVGLSSFAGAAMSLLMNLAPNPFSLADMVNWMLGSVANRSVNDLALAAPFMVIGLAILFATRRGLSALTLGEEAAVGVGLNLRRQRLAVVLGTGLATGAAVAIAGAIGFVGIIAPHIVRPRVGHDPARSLLPSALLAGLVLVLADIAVRLLPTSSELKLGVVAAFIGAPVFVWITLQRRAVRD, from the coding sequence GTGACCACGAGCGGGCTCAATCTTGCCCTGGCCACGACGGCGGTCGCGGCGCTGGTGGCCGCCTGTTTTCTTGGTACAACCCCCATGGGCGCGCCCCGCGTACTGGCCGCGTTCCTGGGGCAGGCCCCGGTTGGCGACAGTCTGGTCGTCTGGCAGATACGCTTGCCGCGTGCGCTGGCCGCGTTCGTGGTCGGCGCCGCGCTGGGGGCAAGTGGCGCGGCGATGCAGGGATTGCTCCGCAACCCGCTCGCGGAGCCTGGGGTCTTGGGCGTATCGGCGTCAGCCTCTCTGGGTGCGACGTTTGTGCTGTACTACGGCTTCGCAGATGCCTGGGGGTATAGCGTGCCGGTGGCCGCCATCACGGGTGCGTCCGCAGCGTCGGCCCTCATCGCCCTGATCGCGGTCCACACCTCATCGGTGGTCACGCTCATCCTGGTCGGCGTCGGCCTGTCGAGCTTTGCGGGTGCGGCCATGTCGCTGCTGATGAATCTTGCCCCCAATCCGTTCTCACTGGCGGATATGGTGAACTGGATGCTGGGCTCCGTTGCCAACCGGAGTGTTAACGACCTGGCACTCGCCGCCCCATTCATGGTTATCGGCCTGGCCATACTCTTCGCGACCCGCCGAGGGCTGTCGGCTCTCACCCTGGGGGAGGAAGCCGCCGTCGGCGTGGGCCTCAATCTCCGTCGCCAGCGCCTCGCGGTTGTGCTGGGTACCGGGCTGGCCACCGGTGCAGCAGTCGCGATCGCCGGCGCTATAGGTTTTGTCGGCATCATCGCGCCACATATTGTGCGCCCACGCGTCGGTCACGACCCGGCGCGCAGCCTGCTACCGTCAGCACTGCTTGCCGGGCTCGTCCTCGTCCTTGCTGACATCGCGGTCCGTCTGTTGCCTACCAGTTCGGAGCTGAAGCTAGGCGTGGTCGCCGCTTTTATTGGCGCACCCGTCTTTGTCTGGATAACCCTACAGCGGAGGGCGGTCCGTGACTGA
- a CDS encoding ABC transporter ATP-binding protein: MSLRSGELVALLGPNGAGKTTLLRAALGLGHLSTGSATLAGAATARLSSMERARRVGYLPQVRPLAWPNTVRDVVALGRFAYGAALGRLRARDAEAVDRAVAACDLVDLAHRRTATLSGGELARVHCARAFAAEAPLLIADEPTAALDLRHQFQVMDLLRRFVDAGGGVLVVLHDVGLAVRFADRLIWMKDGAILADGSPEETLTADRLRTVYGMHARVERQGTEWSVQIEGVA, encoded by the coding sequence TTGAGCCTACGGTCTGGTGAGTTGGTCGCCCTGCTCGGGCCCAATGGTGCGGGTAAGACCACCTTGCTACGCGCCGCGCTGGGCCTCGGACACCTTTCCACGGGGTCGGCGACGCTGGCCGGCGCGGCCACGGCACGACTCTCGTCCATGGAACGGGCTCGCCGCGTAGGATATCTCCCGCAAGTGCGTCCGCTGGCTTGGCCCAATACCGTGCGCGACGTAGTCGCGCTCGGACGCTTCGCCTACGGCGCGGCGCTCGGACGGTTACGCGCCAGGGATGCCGAGGCGGTTGATCGCGCAGTGGCTGCATGCGATCTTGTCGACCTCGCCCACCGCCGAACCGCTACCTTATCTGGCGGAGAACTCGCCCGTGTTCATTGTGCCCGAGCCTTTGCCGCCGAGGCGCCGCTGCTGATTGCCGACGAGCCGACCGCAGCCCTTGACCTGCGTCACCAGTTCCAGGTCATGGACCTCTTACGGCGTTTTGTGGACGCGGGTGGCGGCGTGTTGGTCGTCCTGCACGACGTGGGGCTTGCCGTTCGCTTTGCCGACCGGCTCATTTGGATGAAAGACGGAGCAATCCTTGCCGATGGTTCGCCCGAAGAGACCCTGACCGCAGACCGGCTACGGACGGTCTATGGTATGCACGCGCGGGTTGAGCGCCAGGGTACCGAGTGGAGCGTACAGATCGAAGGAGTGGCCTGA
- the cobD gene encoding cobalamin biosynthesis protein CobD, which translates to MSSIMLMSGAFLVEAVCGWPDWLYRRIRHPAVWIGSLISALDAALNLDRFSPAARRALGMLATLVVVAVPTLSAYLLVVLLPETPLGFAVEVTVASSLLASRSLYCHVLRVTQRLEHGDLAGARQAVSHIVSRDPTELDTTGVARANLESLAENASDGVIAPLFWGSLLGLPGLTAYKAINTLDSMLGYRTDRLWAFGGFAARLDDAVNLIPARLTGGLIALASFRPRHAPRRPESPLAQCGLAGERHGRVARHSAARPTRVCGYGGG; encoded by the coding sequence GTGTCGTCGATCATGCTCATGTCAGGCGCATTCCTGGTCGAGGCTGTCTGTGGCTGGCCCGACTGGCTCTACCGCCGCATCCGCCACCCAGCGGTCTGGATTGGCAGCCTGATATCTGCGCTCGACGCAGCGTTGAATCTGGATCGCTTCAGCCCCGCCGCGCGGCGCGCGCTCGGGATGCTGGCGACGCTCGTCGTCGTTGCCGTGCCCACGCTGTCCGCCTATTTGCTGGTTGTCCTCCTGCCGGAAACGCCGCTCGGTTTTGCCGTGGAAGTGACAGTGGCTTCCAGCCTGCTGGCCAGCCGTAGTCTGTATTGTCACGTCCTGCGCGTCACTCAGCGCCTGGAACACGGCGATCTGGCGGGGGCACGGCAGGCTGTCAGCCACATCGTCAGCCGTGATCCTACCGAACTCGACACCACGGGTGTTGCACGGGCGAACCTGGAAAGTCTGGCCGAGAACGCTTCCGACGGCGTCATCGCACCCCTCTTCTGGGGCAGCCTGCTCGGCTTGCCAGGGCTGACCGCGTATAAGGCTATCAATACTCTGGATTCCATGCTCGGCTACCGAACCGATCGTCTATGGGCGTTCGGCGGCTTTGCCGCCCGGCTCGACGACGCGGTCAACCTCATTCCGGCTCGACTTACGGGCGGCCTCATTGCGCTGGCGAGTTTCAGACCCCGTCATGCTCCGCGACGCCCGGAATCACCGCTCGCCCAATGCGGGCTGGCCGGAGAGCGCCATGGCCGGGTCGCTCGGCATTCGGCTGCGCGGCCCACGCGTGTATGCGGGTACGGAGGCGGCTGA
- a CDS encoding threonine-phosphate decarboxylase: MRARFPQAPEPWVDLSTGINPWPYPLDSPQPETLQRLPTATATSACRDAMAETFGAPAECVLPIPGSELLIRLLPTLLRPRRGMRVAITRPTFADHAEVWRAAGCRVTEISDPLEILASTDLVVLCNPNNPDGRVWDPARLEAARTALAAKGGWLIVDEAYADVRPDLSLAAGGGRAGLILLRSFGKFFGLPGLRLGTLIAPPDTLETVRRCLGVWSVSGPALAAGAQAYRDSGWQQETRHRLATARVRLDAVLNAAGLHMVGGVDLFRFVVVDDAAGVGRSLARCGISVRRFDWGQSRLRIGLPPDADAEERLAQALLAR; this comes from the coding sequence ATGCGCGCCCGTTTCCCCCAGGCACCGGAACCCTGGGTCGATCTGTCCACCGGAATCAACCCCTGGCCGTATCCGCTGGACAGCCCGCAGCCGGAGACCCTCCAGCGTTTACCAACTGCCACCGCAACGTCAGCTTGTAGGGACGCAATGGCGGAGACATTTGGAGCGCCGGCGGAGTGTGTTCTACCCATTCCGGGTAGCGAGCTACTCATCCGTCTCCTACCGACATTGCTCCGACCCCGACGTGGGATGCGAGTGGCCATTACGCGGCCGACCTTTGCCGACCATGCCGAGGTCTGGCGAGCGGCGGGATGTCGGGTCACCGAAATATCGGACCCTTTGGAGATCCTCGCCTCGACCGATCTCGTCGTCCTGTGCAACCCGAATAATCCTGACGGCCGCGTCTGGGACCCGGCCCGGCTTGAGGCGGCGCGGACGGCGCTGGCCGCAAAGGGCGGCTGGCTGATCGTTGACGAAGCCTATGCCGATGTTCGGCCGGACCTGTCCCTGGCAGCAGGCGGCGGGCGGGCGGGTCTCATCCTCCTGCGCTCGTTCGGCAAATTCTTCGGTCTGCCCGGACTCCGGCTCGGGACGCTGATTGCACCGCCAGACACCCTGGAAACAGTCCGGCGATGTCTGGGTGTCTGGAGCGTATCCGGCCCGGCACTGGCCGCGGGAGCGCAAGCCTACCGAGACAGCGGCTGGCAGCAGGAAACCCGTCACCGGCTGGCGACAGCACGCGTACGTCTGGACGCAGTTCTGAACGCGGCCGGCCTGCATATGGTGGGCGGTGTAGACCTCTTTCGCTTCGTTGTAGTCGACGACGCCGCTGGTGTCGGGCGCAGCTTGGCTAGGTGCGGTATCTCCGTTCGCCGCTTTGACTGGGGTCAAAGCCGGCTGCGTATCGGCCTGCCACCCGATGCGGATGCAGAGGAACGCCTCGCCCAGGCACTGCTCGCCCGCTGA